gggatgaagAGAGTAAGGCCAGGGTCAAAGGCAAGGAAAACTGGGGACCCTCTGTCATGTCTGTTTCAATCCTTTTACAAAACCTTTCAAATCCAGGACCTACCAATTCTTAGTGCTAACACTGGCTCTGTTCTTCTTTCCCTTTTGTGTCAGGCCACACCCAAAAATGTTGGAATCTTCATGGTAAATGCCGCCATCAGTGCTTCAAGAAGGAAAAGATCTATGTTTACTGCACTAATAATAAATTCTGCTGCGTGAAGCCCAAGTACCAGCCAAAACGAAAGCCATGGTTATCTTAAGTGCTTTGAAGCCTAAAGCCACAAAATGCGGATGAAGCTACCCAGAGTCTGACCAGTGGACTTCTGAGCTCTATTAAAATACCTCTGGATGATCCCTGTGTTTGCCTGCTAATGACCCCAACAGTTCTCAGGAGGTCCACTTTCACATGGTCTGTGAAGTCAAAACCATTTTCATAGTTATAATAAGATGTTATTTGGCTTTCCAATCTCGTGCACTCACAATTGTGCAATGGAGTTTTCCAGAAACTACATGTGTGATGACATCATTGCTCTGACAGCTAAAGAAAGATTCTTATGTACTCTTGTCCTTCTAGAGTCTAGCATCTAGAAGATTTAAGATATAACTATGTTCATTTTGAGAGGTTAACTCAGTTGTTCTTAGTAATTCTACCAACTTCTTACTACTTCTCTTGGTTATGTTATTAACCCCTGTAACCTCATTATTAtctaataaaatgttattttaaaatcccAAAATTTTCCTTGCACCTATGTAGAAGCACAACAAGaactaaaaacattttttgttgtcttatttttcagtaatattttaaTCGTAACAtttataatatttcatttttaattacaaTATTTCATCTTTGTAATTTTCACTATGGTGAATATAAATAGACACAACTCACATCAGGAATCAGCAAACTACAGTCCAGggaccaaatctggcccaccaccTAGTTTTGTAAACATAGTTTAATTAGAACACAGCTGTGCCCAttcctttatgtattgtctatgatTGCTTTCATGCCACAatgacagagactgtatggcttgtaaaatctaaaatatttactatctggcccccCAAAAAAGTTTATCAACCCCTAACCTACATAAACAAAAGCTTTTGGGGGTCCCTggtaatttttaagagtgtaaagatGTCCAGAGGCCAAAATGTTTGAGAAACAGTGGTCTACCCAATCACGCTTGAGGAGAAGAAAGCTAGGTTAGGGAAATTTTGCCAGGGAGGAAACGGGACTTTCTCTATGCCAGGTGCTCTGTATCCTTTATCTCATCTATTCCTCACAACCAACCTGAGAGAAAGACATGGCCAACACCTTTCCTTTATAGATGGAGAAATGAAGCTCAGGCAGGTGAAGTGATTTCCCCAGTGCCTAGGATTCAAATACTGGTCTGTATGACATCaacgaggagccctggttgtgcaatggataagcgcttggctgctaaccaaagggttggcagtttgaacctacaggagaaaagacttggtgatctgctctcgtaattacagcctagaaaaccctatgaggcagttctactctgtcatattgggtcactatgagtcaaaaatcaacttgaaagcacctaacagCGACAACATGACCTCAAGGAGAGGGTAGagaataccaaaaacccaaaaaccaaacccactgccgtcaagtcgattccgactcatagtgaatagAGAATATGGACTTGCAAATAGCCAATATGAATAAGAACTATGAATAGGAAATGATTATTATATTTGAGTCTCTCAAATGAAAAGCTGGGAAGACAGTGTTAGAATGGTGTCCCCACCTCTGGGATCATTACAGGAGCTGAAGAGTTAAGCAGGAAACTATGTTTATCTCTAGGCCTAATTCTTACACCATTGAATCTCTCTCTAAatcaatctctctttctctctctctttcttcctctctctccctataTATGTGTATGTCTCCATATACATAATAATGTAATATATCACATtgatataatatttttatctaatcTACAATATATAATCCACTTTTGTCACTTGTCCCATTAAAGACCCTTACAGCATTTCCCCTTTCATTACAGAATTTAGTCCAGAATCACAAACTGTGTTTAGTTGTCAtgcctctttagtctcctttaatctaaAACAGTTCCTTAGTCTTTGTTTGTCTTTCAtgacatttatattttttaagagtACAGGTCAGTTATTTTTGGCATgttcttcagtatggatttgtCAGATGTTTCCTCATGACTAAATTCAGTAGGTTGTACATCTTCGGCTGGGATACTACATAAGCAATGCTGTGTCCTTGCCAGGGTAATATATCCAGCAGGATCTTCTTCAAAGAATCTAAAGGGCTATATATCTTTTAAAGATGTTGAAAATCTGTGAGTGTAAGAATGTCTATACCAGGATGCATTGATGGGAAGGGTATACAGGTGTAGTGAGGAAAGAGCATTCAATCCTCATCTTCCCCAGAAGGAAGTTGATTGATAATGCCCAAAAATGAAAATTCAGGGAGAAGAAATACAAGCATGTTATTTAAAGACGTGGAGGAAATACCAAAACAAGCAGCTAAAAGAAACAGAAGTAGTGCTTTTGGTGAGAAGCAAGCCTGGAAGGGGGAACACTATTTTTCATAACAGGTCTTAGAGACTTAATGGCTCTTTTAACTTTAGCTAGAAAATAATGTTTAAATACCAGTTAAAATAACATCAAAAATATAGAGTAATTGTTTCTTGCTATCCAGCGAGGAAGATTCATTATTCAATCAAAAAATATAATGGAATGCCTCACCTGCCTGGAACTGAAGATACCATGGTAAGCAAAAATAGATAGGTTCCTGTCCTTATGTGGCTTAGTCTTATGGTGGAGATAACCATCAATCAAATAATCATACAACTCAAGGTAAAAATTCATGTGTGGATTGTATAAAGGAGGTCTGTCTCCACTTTGGATCCAGAAGGTCACACACCCTTTGCTCCCACTGTAAAACcaggaaagacaaagaaaaagaactaaaaatcATATCTCTTTCAAGACATCAAAGATCTCTAAGTGCAAAAATATCTGTAAGAACTAATTTTTAGAAAGGATAAGCCCTTTCTAAGAGAGCAGAGATCAATTGTCCCATCCCTTATTTCCCAGAGAAGCATTTACCAAGTctgggcaaaggagaatggaggaTTGGGGTGGCTACAGGCAGAGGGGCTTTGCtgggatgaagagaaaccagggcAACTTTTAATGATCTCATAAGCTGGCGTGATAAATCGAAACTCTTAGGAGTTTCAAGTGCAGAGCTAGTTTTCCCCCCATGTGCCAATTCTCCCACATGACCTGTTTGCTGAACACATGGAAGGCAGAAGCCTGGGCTGCAAAGCAGAGAAAAATCCTTCATAGCCTCACAGTACTCAGATCCCAAACACCTGGCTAGAAGGAAGGGCCTGTAATACACATAAGACTGATCTCACTCTCAAAACATTTGAAGTCAGAGGTACAATAAAATTAACAACCTTTCTCTGaggtaaaataatatttatacaGTTCTTTTAAATACAATTGCTggtatagaaaaaaattttacagGACATGCAcagaagaaggaaaatataaCCAATAATCAATACTAAAAACAGTCAAATGAGATGACCCAGTTATTGGAATTAATAGACAATATTTAAATTACTGTTATAATTATATCAAAGAAATTAGATGAAAAAATTGCTAAAATGGACAAAAGGTTGGAGAATCTAAATTCACACCCAGAGAAATAGTTTCCATTGCTGCATTATAAAACCACCCTCAAAGCTTGGTGGATTAAAATAACTATTGTTTCTCACCATTCTGTTAGTTTATTGAGTGTTTCTTCTGATAGTCTCACCTAGGGTTGCTCATGTGACTTCATCTCTCTCCACATGGTTTCTCCATCTCAAGGAAGTTAACCTTGGCTTCTTCCATGACAGCTGGTCCAAGAGGGCAAGCCTCAGTATGCAAGCATTTATCAACCTTTTGTTTGTATTATGTATGCTTCCTGAagcccattggccaaagcaagccaCATGGCCCAGGGTCAGTGCAGAAAAAACTACACAAGGGCATGGATACTAGGAGACATGATTCACTGGCGATAGTCAATGTATCAGTCTATCACAAATGGAATCTTTAAGAAAGAATAAATTCGGCATtctaaactgaaaaataaaaaatctgaagCTAATAATTTATTGGATGAGTTTAATAGCAGACTGAGCATAGTAGAAGAAAGAGTCTGTGAACTTGAATACATATCAATAGGAATTACACAAATTGGAGCACAGagacaaaaaagaatgaaattcaAAGAGAAGAGAGCATGAGAGACttatggaacaatatcaaaaGGCCCAACATTTGTGTAATTAGAgtcccaaaaggagaaaaaagagggaatgagaaagaaaaacatatttttaaaagataatggCTGGGATTTTTACAAAATTCTTGAAAGACATCAACCCACAGATTCAAGGTTAGTGAACTCCAGATAGGATAGGCACAAAGAAAATCAAACCTAAACATGTTACAGTCAAACTTCTAGTAGCCTACCTGTAAATATTTCAAACAAAAATTTTatggaaaaaattagaaaatttctTTGAAAGACAATATAGAAACCCTCAATTAATAGGAAGATTAATTAATTAGAAGACTCAAGATCTTAAGGATGTCAATTCTACACTAATTGTTCTATAGATTCAGTGAAACGCCAAGCAAGATCCTGACATGAGTTTTTAAGAAATTGTTCAAAATTGTGCACATATCAATATTTTGTTAGGAACATAAACATGTGTAACAAAACTGTCAATAAAATCAAAGGGAATAATTAACACAAATTTAGGATAGTGGTTACCTCTGAGAATATGGGAAAAAGGGACATGATCAGGAAGGGGTAATAGtgatgttttatttttcaatctGGATGGTAGGTATAGAAGTGttcgttgtcttttttttttaatacttttacacattttaaaaatatttttgttttcttaatatataatAAAAGCAAGCTTTTTTAAAGTATGAATATTGAGTGCCTTAAAGAAATGTAACACCAAAAAAATGAGAAAGCTGATCAATGATAAAAGATCTAGAAGAGGAAATATTTGAaaaccacatatctgataaaggattttTATCCAGAAcatgtaaagaactctcaaaactcaattaTAAAAAAACAAGCAACCCGATAACAAAATGAACAAGAGATTTAaataaacacttcaccaaaagagataTATATGTGGCAaatacccattgccctcaagtcaatcccAATTATAGTgactgataggacagagtagcactgccccatagggcttccaagaggtgactggtggattcaaactgtcgaccttttggttagcagctgaatgcttcaccactgcgccaccagggctcccatgcagcaaataagcacatgaaaaagtgCTCAAGTTgatagtcattagagaaatgcaaattaaagctgcAATAAAATACCACTACACGCATATCAGAATAcctaaaattaaaacaattaaccataacaagtgttggcaaggaacaAGTGTTGGCAACTGGAATttccatacactgctggtggtaaagtaaaatggtgcagtctGGATAACAATTTAATAATTTGTTAAGCTAAATGTACAGGTACCATATCACCCAGCCATTCCACGTCTAGATATTTTTTGACCAGGACAAAcgaaaacatatatccacacaaagacttgtatacAAATGCTCCTAACAACttaatttgtaatagccaaaaactggaaacaatccaaacgtccatcaacaggtgaatggataacaAATTGTATAGATCcgtataatggaatactactcagcaataaagagtAATGGACTACTGATACGACAACACGGATGATTCTCCGAacaatgctgagtgaaagaagccaggccaaAAAAAAGAGCGTATACTGTATAactttatttgtaaaaaaaaatctagaaaatgcaaactacatAATCTACAGTTACTGTACATTAGTACCTGGGGGGCAGTGAAATAAGAAGTGGGAAGCAGGGGCATGAGGAAGGAATTACAAAGAGGCACAAGGGAACATCTGTGGATGGTCTTTGTTCAAATATCACTTTCTCATTGAAGCCTTCCCTGGATACCCTGTTTtaaactgttgttgttacttgccatcaagtgaattccaactcatggtgaccccatgtgtgcaaagtagaacttcttcatagggttttcaaggctatgacccatcagaagcaggtcaccaagcctgtcttcagaggcttgttttctgtggtgaaatgagttcctttatgtggccttttgccttgtttctttggaaaaacagcttgagagattttcccctaaaccctcaggagttacctttgccctagttttctaccccagagggctCGCTACTTTTGTCcatgttgattgacatttcctgagtAAGCTGTAAACAATCTGATGCTTTCATACTCTTTGTCAGGTCCTGGGCTGCAGGGATTGGATAATAtattatagactatgcaaatgaagtgactatgaTCCACTGAGGGGATTAGTCAGTTCATGGACCTGCAGAGGTGGGGCCCATGCCTGGAAACTGGCAGAGTTTGcttatatatggagccctggtagcacagtggttaagagctcggctgctaaccaaaaggtcagtagtttgactctaccagttgctccttggaaatcctatggggcaattggtttctgtcctatagggtcactatgagttggaatcaactcgatggcaatgggttttgttttgttttcattttttattttgcttatttatgcagccaaccccacagagttttcagaaggaaaggagaaaaggcaagagaggcaaaaagagagaagaagcagagagaaaggaggtGAGGAATCTCCTAAGAGTTCTAACACAGGTCAAGGGTTACAATGCTGAAAACAGCAAGAAGCCCAGAATGTGCCCTGCATTGGAGTTGGTAGTGATAGCAGAAACCTGCTGCTAGGAGTGCAGCTAAGGGAGCTGAGCaaagctgctacactggctatgagctgggccAGTTAGCAGCAATGAGATCAACAGTAGGGAGGCAGAAGACAGGGAGGCCCACCCAGCTGAGAAAGGGCATGCGTGacagagagaagggcctgcttgctGGCACTGCCAAGAGGAGATGAGAGAGCTGTCCTGTCCTGAAGAAAGAGGGATGTGCACTCCACTTCAggggagccttccagactttgcctatgtgcttcctgatcctgatcccaagttgtagcaTATTAATCCTGATCCTGAGCTGTAACCTGTTGATCCTGGTCCAGAGTTGtgccctgttacttccttaataaaccacctAACTGTAAGTATGATTCATCTGTGAGTTCTGtttggccattgcaacaaattatcaaaccccaaagagaagtagagagtgccgtgggagggatggctggtgtcagaattgattaaaaaaaaattggaaagtggagatatgtctgacctccacctcataggaatcagtttTGTGGTTCTCTTTCCTCTTCCTGAAGTTAGATGACTTCAGATGCTACTAAAACATTACAAGTTCAGTCCTCAACCTTTCCGCTAAGAATccaatgcttaactgtttgcaccacccagaaaaaaaaaaaaaaaaaactgctctccTTTATTTTCATTCATGCCTGCACTTTTCTATAGTATTTATcatcatctattaaaaaaaaatttttttttctttttttagtacaTTATACTTctcctttattttatttgttgtctCCTCCCCACTAtattgatttcattttacttggatccacaatcaacacccatggaagcagcagtcaggaaatgaaaagacacattgcactaggcaaatctgctgcaaaggacttctttaaagtgttgaaaagcaaagatgtcatcttgaagactaaggtgcacatgccctaagccagggtattttcaattgcatcatatgcatgtgaaagctggacaatgaataaggaagaccgaagaagaactgacacttttgaattgtggcattggcaaaaaatatagactataccatggactaccaaaagaacaaacaaatctgtcttggacgaagtacaaccagaatgctcctttgaaacaaaaatggtgagactgtgtcatacatactttggacacgttatcaagaggatcagtccctggacaaggacatcgtgcttggtaaagtatagggtcggcaaaaaagcagaagaccctcaacaagatggattgacacagtggctgcaacaatgggctcaagcataacaaggattgtaaggatggcgcaggaccaggcagtgtttcgttctgtggtacatagggtcgctatgagttggaactgactcaacagcacctaaccacaacaacaacaaccccaccCTATTAGAATGTAATAGAGGTACGATAAATACACATTTTGGCTATATGCCAAAGAGCTAAATATTAAAAACTGTATTTGGCTACAACCTAGTTAGTGAAGGGAAAGGGCATTAAACAAGAAATAAGTGCATAATTGAGAATAACTGCAGTGGGCAGGGGGCATCACAGGGGAAGTGGGCCTCTGTGGAAATATCAGAATAACCCTCTCTCTGAGGAGGCAGCATCTAAGTTGGGATCTGTAGGATGAAAGTCATTTGTGTAAAGAGTTGGGAGGGGATTTGCAGGAGAATATTTCAGGTAGAGTGAA
Above is a genomic segment from Loxodonta africana isolate mLoxAfr1 chromosome 24, mLoxAfr1.hap2, whole genome shotgun sequence containing:
- the DEFB123 gene encoding beta-defensin 123; translated protein: MRLLLLTLAVLLLLSQFTPGHTQKCWNLHGKCRHQCFKKEKIYVYCTNNKFCCVKPKYQPKRKPWLS